In a single window of the Acetivibrio clariflavus DSM 19732 genome:
- a CDS encoding YezD family protein: protein MSEKLIEIDKKPISDVQFKRLVELLNSISYGSVTLIIQEGKIVQMEKNEKFRLR from the coding sequence ATGTCGGAAAAGTTAATTGAAATTGACAAAAAACCTATTTCGGATGTGCAGTTTAAAAGGCTGGTCGAACTGCTCAACAGTATAAGCTATGGGTCGGTAACATTGATAATTCAGGAAGGAAAGATTGTTCAAATGGAGAAGAATGAAAAATTCAGACTTAGATAA